GAATAGATCCCTTTAAtagaagaagacagtgatggGTCGGTAGAGGTGGCAGTTGCGGCAAAAGCTTTTGAGAAATGAATAGTAGCATAGCACAGATATGGAAGTAAGAGACATAGTGACCCCTTGCAATAGCTGATGGGGACCAAGTTCTGAAAGCGCAACTCTGCAGGTTTGCTGAGTCAGAATGTCTCCTGATGAATTTGCTAGCTGCATTCAGTCTGAAATATATTTTCTTCTGACCAAAATTAGTGGCCAATGCATAGGTCATTGAATGTTTGAAGCAAGAAGTACTATATACCGAATAACTGTTGCCACTAATAATATCAGTCTTATGGTAATCTTTCTATGCAGACTCTGTTTTTTTAACGAAATATGCAAACTCTGTTTCGTTATCGCTAGGTGACAGGAAGGGAGATCTTTAAAATTTTGAAAGAAAAGCATGGCAATGGGTTTGAAGGTTTCATCCAAGAAAAAATATGCCCTTTGCCAGGAGACGTCATTTATGAGAACTTGGGCCTAGCCCCTGCCAAACTGAGAGAACTATGGAAAGAAATAGACATCATTGTCAATGGAGCTGCAACTACAAATTTCTACGAAAGGTCTGAGCTTATTTCTGTTAACAAATTATTTCCGATGGCATGAATATTGTGGAAATATTTGTTCAATTATCTGGCCAAACTGCAGGTATGATGTGGCTTTCGACACAAACGTCATGGGTGCCAAGCACATCTGTGAGTTTGCAAAGAGGTGCAGTAAACTCAAGATGCTGCTACACGTTTCAACAGGTAGGAAAGCAACAGTCCTGTGTTCCTTTGTGGCCAAATTTGGAACCATCCATTTTCTTCAATTAAGGGGTACAATATAAGTACAACTAAAAAAACTATCAGCAATCTGAATCCATATATATAATGATGACACTTTCATGAGCAGCTTATGTAGCCGGTGAACAAGAAGGGATAGTGCTAGAGAAGCCATTCCATTTGGGTGAAACCCTGAGGGAAGGCACACAGCTGGACATCAAATCCGAACTGAATCTGATAAAAGAGACAAGGAGAGAACTGAAAGCCAACTGTTCTTCGGAAAAGGCTGAGAGAAGAATCATGAAGGAGCTTGGCCTCAACAGGTGAGTGAGAACTAGAGAACTCATTACTACAAAAGTACATTTGCCCTGTTAATTATGTatcattggccccgttcgcttcgctgaaaaaacaagccgaaacactgttccggctgatttgttgtgagagaaaaacattgtttcggctaaaaaaacaagctgaaaaaaacggattataagataagcgaacagggcTTACTACTACCTACTAATACTTTCCAAATAATCACAAGCACATGACATGTCTCTGTCAATGATGAAGGGCAAGGGAGTTCGGGTGGCCAAACACCTATGTGTTCACCAAAGCAATGGGGGAGATGctgctggggcaccttcgaggaGATCTCTCGGTCGTCATCGTCCGGCCTAGCATCATAACCAGCATCCTGAACGAGCCGTTGCCTGGATGGATGGAAGGGATCAGGTAGGTGACCAAAAGGACAAGAAATAATTCACAAGATGTGCAGACATGTGTCAGGTACTGCCTGTCATGTGGGCCCAAGCCAGGCTAGCACATGGGGGCTCTAGCTACATAAAGGGGATCAGGAGGCCAAAGCAAGGCATCAACCAAATCATCAGAAATCATATTACCTTCCCTAGTTTATTACGAGTACTTTACTGTTTTTCTTCCCCAACTCTCCCTATCTCTCTTGTACCCGGACTCCTATCTCCAGTTCCTTCTAGAGCCTTCTAGATACTGTTGGTGTGAGATTTAGCTGCCCAGGATTGGGGTTCCTAACAACATGCTTCCAATAATTCTCCATTGATTTCTTCATGGCAGCAAGCAATGCAGTCAGCAGTATATATGCACagtgaatgaaaaacaaaatgcaTGGTTGCCTTCAATTTTGCAGGACAATTGACTCGTTCATCATCGGCTACGCCAAGCAGGCTCTGTCAATCTTCTTAGTTGATCTCGACTTGATAATGGACGTGGTGAGTTTCCGATCGAACGCAGCATCAAATTTAGAGAAATGTATGTATGTACTGTATCTATCAAGCAGCAAACCAACAAGGACGCACGTATTCTGATTTCTGACAGATTCCTGGGGACATGGTGGTGAACGGCATGATGGTGGCAATGGCGGCGCACTCGGAGGAACAGGGACAGCAGCAGAGCATCTACCACCTGACGTCGTCGGTGCGGCACCCGGCGTCCTACGCCGTCCTCGCGGAGTGCGTCCACCGCTACTTCCTGCACAATCCACTGAGGTCCGGGGGCAAGAACAGCGAACCCGTGCGGCCTAGCAGGATGCGCTTCTTCCGCACGCTCCCTAGGTTCCGCGCGTACATGGCCGTCAAGTTCAGGCTTCCCCTCGAGATCCTTCGCCTGCTGAACATTGCCCTGTGCGGCGCTTTCTCCCGGCGCTACGACGAGCTCAGCCGGAAGTACAGATACGTCATGCATATTGCAGAGCTGTACGCGCCATACGCCTTGTTCAGAGGATGGTAAGGAATCAGCCGACCAaaggcttcttcttcttttctttttttttttttttttttttttttttttttttttttttttttgcattttgggATGCATGGCCGGCAGCTCACCGTTGTTCTTTGGGTTTGGTCGAAAGCTTCGATGACTCCAAGACGGAgaggctgagggcggccatggcgAACAACAACGGGCAAGGCAAGAGGAGCAAGGGATATGACGACTTTGGTTTCGATCCTAAGTGCATAGACTGGGACGACTACTTCTACAGGGTTCACATCCCCGGTGTTGTCAAGTACCTGTGTGATTAGTAGAGAGAGAGCTAAATGTATCTCGTGTGTTTTAAACTCTTAATACACAAGTATGCCGGTGTGTGCGGTGTGTTGTGCTGCAAATATTAAGTCAGAGTGTCAGAGAGCTACATTTGCAGATTCTTTTCCCTAGCATTCTTTGTTCAGTCATTCTTGTTCAGTGGCTATAATGAAAGCAAGTCATTAGATTTCTCATGTTGCCAGATTCTTTTTAAGAATGATGGTACAGGTTTTCCTttatttggtttttttttttttttgaaactggtTTTCCTTTGGTCTTATGCCACCGAAAGGTGTCTTACTTATGTTAGGAGCTTGGTTGCAATGGGTGAACAAAGAAAAAACCTTATCTACCAAAGTTTGGTTGAGGCAAGGACTCAGGTACACTTACACTTACATAAGCCAGAATTCTTTAAGCCAAAAAACTCAATACTTTAATAATAATATAACAcatgccaaattaattttttaaaaaaactagcTATTTTCACCGCCAAGGGATATAGCGTGGCAAATACTAGAAGTATACCCCGCGCGTTGCCGCGggattttattaaaaataaatcTGCTATATACATAGCATTACTATATGGTATTCTTTATAGTATGtatacatatatgatatatataaATTTGACGTGCATGTTATTTTATTATATCAAATCTGGTAAAAAATCGGTAAGCTAATAAAAGAAAAACCAATAGAATATTTGATTACATTATAGAGGAATAGGTGATGAAACAGATCTGGTAAAAAATCGGTAAGCTAATAGAAGAAAAACCTATAGAATATTTGATTACATTATAAAGAAATAGGTGATGAAACAAATAGCGGGTCCCATAGGTGATTACGTCTCTTCAGCGAGTATGAATCTTCAGAGAATCAGAGGTGGTTTTTATCGTAATCAATTTGGGTACGTCTCAGAGCCCAACGTTTTTCATTCTTCCGATGAATAAAAAAATATAGACCTTATAACTAAAATATCAGGTTTACACCTTATTCTTTTTATGAAATTGACTAAAATTAGTTGGAGATAATTTCATATGATTGTCCACTACTTTAGGTTGATCGGTGTGACTAGATATATAAGTGAATCTCATATCCGAAGCCGGACCGTAAAATTAAAACCCTTATGTTTGTACCTTAAAATTTTAGCAAAATATATTGAACTTTTTTTGTAGTTAGACTAATATATATGTGAGTCCCACGTCAAAAGCCGTATCCTAAACTTTAAAATATAATGTTCACACTTAATTTTAGTGACATTGGCCGGAATTTTTTAGAGATGATTTAATATAATTGTTGGGTACTTTGTACATATCTATGTAAGTGGACAAATATATATTGGCCCCGTGTTATAAActtaaaactagtatatcaaaaGCTCGTGTACCTCTAAGTAGTCAAGTTCACCTAAATCAAATATGGACACCAATTTTTTGAGTTAATATCCGATGATTATAAACATCCCAATCTGAATAGATTCCATCCAAGTCCATTCAAATCAACTAAAGTCCAATTATACTTTGGATTATCCAAATCCATAACCACCTCTGCTCGCAACAGGCCGCTAGAGTTATATAACGACCGGGGTCCGTCCGTACATCTCCAGCTAGCCAATCTTCAGCGGTAGCTTCCCTTCTTATCTTCAATCATCTCTCACCGTTGAAGGCGAGTCCCTGCTAATTTGCAATTGCAACCTCCATCTTCATTCAGGTTAGTGATCGATTCCGCTAATGATTTCTCTACGCCACTGACCAATAGCGTCCTAGTTCCTTTTCCTACTAACCAGCTGCTAGTTCATCTGCGTTTAAACCCGAGTGTCATCATAATCAATGAGTCAATctttcgagtgtcattttttcAATTTTTTCAGCATAGACGGGCTTGGCGGTTTGCCCCTTAAACCCAGTTACTCCCTCATGTCGGTGAACATGTTGTTTCCCGCAGGAGAAACAGGCCAGCGAAAACCAAAAATTTTGACCGGAGGATTGCAGGACAGGACATTGTGAAGCTAGAGAAACAGTAGTTGTTGTTTTGGTCTGACGGTTTGCCTGTGTCTTTAGGTCAGGACATTAATGATTAGTTCTGCAAATTCATTTCCGCATTTGCTGTAACTAAAATGGATTGTGAAGCTAGTGTGCACAATCTCTTGGAACGCATGATAGTTGATGAAAGCATAGAGCCGACAGGTCTGCCATTAGCACTTCTGAAAGCCATCACCAATAATTTCGCAGGAAATCTTCATATTTGCTCATGCATGTTGACACGGCAATGTGTTGTGACTGCAGGCACAGCTTCAGGGTGGCACAATCGCTGTGAAAAGACTGTCCCCAGAACTTGATATGGACGAAAAGAACTTCAAGCATGAGATTAGCAGTCTCATAAAGGTGAAGCACAAAAACATAGTAAGGTTCCTAGGATATTGTTCCGACACACAAGGGAAAGTAGAGACGTACGAGGGGAAGAGGGTCATGGCTGACGTACGACAAAGGTTGCTCTGCTTTGAGTTCCTGCCAAATGGGAGTCTTGATCGATATATTACTGGTATGTCTGTGTCCATCTCATATTTTGACGAATGAGGTCCATATGCTCCCTTTAGGTcccattttttttttgtcaattACGGGTCGTCTGTTCGGATTATGATACTGTTCCTGTTCCATTCCCCTTTTTTTCATGAACGGATGAGCAGATGCATCTCGTGGACTCGAATGGAGGATACGCTATCAAATAATAAAGGGAATATGCGAGGGTTTACATTATctgcaccaaaacaaaatagttcATTTAGATCTCAAACCTGCAAACATACTGTTGACCTACAATATGGTGCCCAAAATTGCTGATTTTGGTCTCTCAAGATGCTTTGATGAAAACCAAAGCCATGCTATAGCTTCAAAACTGGTTGGAACATTGTAAGCTATCTATGCATCTTGAAATCAAAGCTTATTGATGAGAacattttttttcatttcttAATTTGCTTCTTAATTCCTCTGGCCACAAACTTTGTCATGCAGGGGATATTTGGCACCAGAATCCTATAGTAGAGTAATCACATTCAAGTTAGACATATACAGCCTTGGTGTTATAATCATGGAGATATTGACAGGAAAGAAGGGGTATTCTGAGATTGAGAATGTAAGAATATTGCACATGACCAATCCAAGACAAGGCTACAATGTTAAGAAAATTTCCAATTATCAAACAATATGGTTTTGTGCAATATACAATTGTAACCCTAATACAATATATTTTTCCAACAATTCTTAAGCAAGCCAGTGAAATTTGTTTTACTTATTCTACAGATGTAATAAGTCTAGTTAACTATCTAAATGTTACAACCTAGCAGCACCAAAGTAAACACTGCAGAGCGCCAAAGTATTTGGCATGCTTTACTTTGTTTGTATATCTTATGTCTGTATTggcatattttttttctttttttttagctGTATGCCTATCCTTTAGGCAGAGGCTGGGAGCATTTCGTCCCCAAGCCGTGTATCAACTCGGTGTACTGCTTCTGGGATGCAATAAAATCTTCCATTTCCAAAAAAAAGGATTTATACATCAGAAGTCTTTAcaatattttatttacttgcaCATGCTATAATTTCCAAATCTATGATAAACCCTAACTCATGGTTACTTGCAATGTTTTAGGTACTTGAAAGTTGGAGTAATAGGTTCGAAACATTAAATCAAGACACAGAACTGAACCAGGTAAGGGTATGCGCCAAGATAGGGGTAGAGTGCAGTGACTTCAACCCAGCGAAGAGACCAGTTACACAGTATATAATTGAGACACTTTATGAAATGGAGAAGACATATGGTTTTATTGAAACCGACCTCTGTATTCCATCAACAACACATGTAAGTTAACTCATGACACACATAGAATCCTTTAACTTCCAAGAATGGCTTTTTAGAGCTTGGGCACAGCACCGTTTTCAGTTTCTTGCTTCGATTTGGCGGATAAATTAAGTGAAGTCAGCTTGAAAAGGAGTCTTCTACTGAGCTGGAGAAAGTTAAACGTAAGGTACCACGAGAGATGAAAATCAAAGTATATATTCAGTATTTTTCAACATCTGATATTTGTTGCATAAAGCCAATAGTAGTTTCTATGACATTGATAGACAGTAAAGGGAATTGCGGCAAAGGCCAGACACGGCACACTCGCCATTTATAGATAACATCCAGCACTCCAGCCTCTGATTATTCTACTGGAATCCATGATCACAGGATTGATTAGTTACCCAATATAAAAAATCTAGGGAATCAGCTGTACTAGGCAACATATATAGACAAAGTACGACATACAAGGCTGATATTGTTAATATACTCATCCACAGTTGTAATGGTTGCCCGAGATCAGCAACTAAGAGCACCATCAAAAGCGGAGAGCTTGGCCTACCACGGGGTTGGAGCAGAGTGCTACAAGCACAAAGCAGAGTGATACTCTGCAATGCTCCTTCCGTTGGGCTTTTGGGAGTtgtttttctttcaaaaaaaaaaagccaGCCAAAGGGATATAAATCagaagctgttttttttttcagaagtAACTGTTTTTGGATAGTACAGTTTTGAAAGTACCTTTTTTTTAGAAAGAGTTTTGAAAGTACTCATCAACATAGAGGAGCAACAGTGTTCCAAATAGATGCAATGAATGGCAATGTGGCTACGTAGGAGGCAAACCACTGGTACCAAGCCGGTGGTGCCTGCTTGAGGCTAAATGAATTCTTGAGGAGACACACATAATGATGGACTGAGGAATCAATAAATCCTGGAGGCTGAATGTAGGAGAAATGTATTTATAACATTCAATTGGTGAATGGGCCATCTATGTGTGGTGGTGATGCTAAAAGCAACCCAAATTGTCAAAGGTTTCACAATCGAATTCAAGGTTCCATCATAATCTAGACCAGGATGCTAATAATTTCCATAGGCTATCCATCAAGCCTTTTAAGACCGAGTCCAGGATCCTTCATACTTTAGCTGCCTTTTTAGACCGAGTCCATGTGCTTCAAGTCAAGGTGCTTTAGTTTATCTTCACGCATCTTCAAAAACCTCAACCATTTTTGACCGAGAAATTTGCTCACGGTAGTGAAAGTGCGAGTGTGGAGGGACTTATTTATAAGCCCTTACTAATCCAAGGTTGTTTGGTAATTGGTAATTGACTCTGATGGAGCATTAATTTTTGTAGTACCTGATGGCAGAGCAGCGTCGAGAGATAGACCCTCTGATTAACCGAAACAGatactttttaggagctacctcgaGGAAGGCATCCAAAGAAGAATGCCTATGTTAATCAACTATTTACAGCGGCGGTCGTGTTAGAACGTCCACCTCTGTTAATCAATTAATAGACTCTGACTTCTTAAAATGCCCGTTCTATAAAAATTGCTATTAACCGAGGCAGATAATTATATGGGTCCACCTTTAGAAAAAATCGGTTAATAGAGGTGGCATGCTTAAGAGACTTACTTCTAGAAAAAGTTATCTCATAAATTCATAACATTTTTTAACCAAAATTGTAGAGCTCGATGCAATCTACAAATTGTAGTCGATAAGTTTTTCTATTCATAACTGTTTAGAGTCCCAATAATTCATTTAACTTCTTAGATTTGGAAATTTAAAGTTTAgtatttttaaacgacctcggatgttGGCATGGTTTATACGGAGCTTGTCTATCAAGGAGGGTGTCCCCTCGTCTCCCACACACCAAGTCGTCGTCGCTTCACACCAAGCTCAGAGGGGTGGGACCAGAAGGTCACCAAGGCCTTCACCAAAATGTCAAAAAGACCTCAAGTGCTTCTATTCATCAAGATTATAAGGACACAACAACCCAATATTCAATCTATAATGCATCACTACAACAACAACACTTTTTAGAGACAGGCTCTAAGCCTCTCCAGAGGCTAACATAGAGACCGACTCTCCTACAAGGTCTTCAAAAAGCATTGATTTGCAGAGCTGACCACGAAGACCGACTCTGAAATTAAACAACGAGAGGTGGATGCTTAAAACGCCTATCTCAAACAATCAATTAAAAAATTTAAAATACAACAATAGCTTACGGACCACCGCAAGAATGAACATCAAGAATGAACACGTTTCTATGGAAACTATTTCAGACACGGGTATAGTCTTATTATTATTAGTTCTATATATAATGGTGCAACAATAATTTGTTTCTAGATAAATCTTTATCTAATTTGTATTACGTGCAGCCATTCAATGACGGCATGACAAATGATGCATTCCAATGCAGCACTTGCAAGGTTGATATACAGGCCCGTTCgacttaccttataatccgcactattcagcttgttttttcagccggaacaatatttttctctcacaacaattcagctagaacagtgttttcagccaattcagccaagtttcagcaagccgaacggggccacaaGGTGGTCCTGTCAACCCCCAATCTCATGGACCTAAGTACAATCTCAAGTTGTACATGCACCAAACCATGGATGGACCAAACCATAACCAAGTAAACATAGCAGATCCACAGCAGCCACATATGTTTGGTTACACCAATGTTCATGACTATCCCATATATGATGGCCTCGGACCCAGTGCAAAGATTGTTGCACGTGCACAAGGCCTGCATACAGAGACTTGTATGGACGACGATGACTGGTTCCATTGGAGCAGCATAGTGTTTAGCAATGAAAGGTTTGGTGTTTGATCTTAAATAAGTTAAACGTCGCCCTTCTATATAGGATTGTTCTTTCTACATGTTAATTATTGTATACTAAAATAAATACTAGTAACAACAATAACAATTTATTATGTCATGCACATAACTAGTCGCTGGACTTCATTTTGTTGACTGCCTCTGCTGCAAGATTACTTGTTTGTTTGATATTCCTGAATTAGGTTTGGGGGGTCCAGGTTTAAGGCAATAGGAAATCAAAATAAACTCCAAGGCGAATGGGCTATTGTTGGTGGGACTGGACTGTTTACTTTTGCAGAGGGCACGATATCTATCAACAGAATCGAAGGAGGTGGGTTCACAACCATCTATGGAATTCAAGTCAGTGCACTTTGCCGCACAACATAGACGACTGATACAGAGGTAACGATAATATTTTTTTGAGTAAAATTCACCGGCGGTCCCTAAACTTAGCCGGCGATGTCATCCTAGTACCTAAACTTCTATACTGATATCTGCGGGTCCCTAAATTTAGCCAACCATGTCATCCTAGTCCCTGAACTTTTAAGGTCATCACCGTCTGTCTCTAAACTTGGACCGTGGTTTCATTTCGGACCCTAAACTTGATTTTGAGTCTCATCTGGGTCAAAACAGGGCGATctacaaactttatatcaaaaaataattcataattttttcatATAAACTCTAATGAAGtcaaactttatattaaaatCATAGCCCTCGacatgatctacaactttgcacttgaaaagtttttgaattaaaactgcttagggtcccaaaatattgttgtaagtttatagattttgaaatttaaaatttaaaattatcaaacaatcttggatattgacatcttctatatgaaagttatagttcaGTTGCTTTCTATTTGTCGATTCGTTCTCTCAATCAATGTCCGAGGCAATGGATCTAAGGGAGCACATGTGACAGAGGTCATAAGAGTTTGACAGAAGAAAATTTTGCTTTTTAATATTAGATACTGATTAGTCACCAATCATGGGAATATAACTTAAAAAGTTTCTCCGAGTACAATATTCTTCGGAAATAGGGATGGTATCGAATATGAGTAGCTAGTGTATAGCATGTTTCTAATATGAGTATCTAGTACAATGTTCTTTTGAAATATTAGTATAtattatttttcttctaattatAATATGTGTAGCTACTAGTTTCTTGTCAATGGGATAAGCTCAAATTTAGACAACTCCGCACCAAACACCGTGCAGATCACACTTTTCCATGGATACTTATTGAACAGTGCTCTGTTTTTGTATAGTTCTATAACGATATAAAAAATACGCTTCAGGGAATTTTTTTCTTATTCAATGTGATTGAAACGTACAAATTCAATATGGCAGTAGTAGTTCATGAAACCTCAATAACATACCTCCACGTCACAATTAAGAAAAGGAGGCGGATCCATCAGCACTTGTACGTTATACCTATCGTTTGCGAAAGGGTTTCCAGCTGAGTTGGTCACGTAATCTGAGTAACAATCCTCAAAGGTCCTAGCTcgaggggagggtgaatagcctattaaaaaattctacaacaacactaagccaaATGGTTAAACAAAAATGAAGCGAAGCAAgttttgcgctagcctactaaaaatacaagccacataCCATAATTCTAGTAGCTATAATCTCTATGTCACACACAAAGGGCTAAGTCACTAACTTACACCAAGGCGAACAAGCTAGCAAGAGAGCTTACAACTAAAGGGCTACACTaactagctacaactaccacaagcACCACACAAGGTAAAGgcacaatgtaatacaagagagtgaTAAAGAGGTATACCGCCATGGCAAGTGATCaaacaatgaataccaaggagacaaatgatgacacaatcaatttttcctccgaggttccCTTACTTTCCGGCAAGCttgtccccgttgtggcgattcactcatttgGAGCTTCACACGCTAATAAGCATCACATGTTtaacccgcaaccgggtgccgtacaaccaacacaagatgaggatccacaagccatgcgcaatccactagagttgcctttgacgctccgccggggaaggcacaagaacccctcacaatcacaatgatcggagccggagacaatcaccttcctccgctcgatgatccaccaatcaccgggcCGTCTAGgcgtcggcaaacaccaagagtaacaagatctccaccagctcaaatcgcccaactagtaccacaagatgctagatcactaagcaatgcactagaggctctccaatctcactcaagatgataaaatcaagtgtgcaagtgagtgaagTAGTGTGCTCaactctcaaagggtgtatgcagttgttagaagtgccaagagggtggccaaggccggccactacctctatttataagccacaagcaaatagagccgttacccctttgagTCAGCTTCTGCAGGGGCACCGGACAtgggtggcggtgcccctccaatggtcatCCAACAACTAGTTTTACTAACTAGCTGTTAGGGCACCGGACAGGCGGCGGTggcaccacccctagggtggcggtgaccacccaacCAGCTGCCCGAGAACCCTAGCCTCTGGAATtttatggcggtgcaccgccctagggaCGGCGGTGCCCACAGCGGTGACCATCTCCAAATCATCCAGTCTCTAGATAATTatggtggtggcaccgccctGCCTACGGCGGTGACCCGGCGATGCACCGCCCTCACGGCGGTGGTGcacaccggacgcaccggtgccGCCTCCTTCTCTGCTGTGCCTCGGCCAGGctcaggtgggcaccgccctagtggtggcggtgccaccgaatagggtggcggtgccccaccAGAGCACCCCACTCTCAGCCTTCTCTGCCGATCACCaccacaggggtggcggtgcaccggacagggCATGGCGGTGCCCCCGTAGCAGCACCCCGAGCCCGAcaatgcctccttttcttcacctttttcaccacatttgcaaatgtgctaacactccaaatgtttcaccatcacgtgcaagtgtgttagcattttcataatcatttttcaaaggttaatcactttctcactgattgtgcactaggcctaaaatgcatgtgtatgttttccaacacctagtgacACTAGTTGATCGAGTTGTCCAATAAGAGCTccactcttaatagtacgaccatctatcctaaatgtgatcacactctgtatagtgtcttgatcaccgaaaacaaaatggccctatggatatcaccttagccttgagcccattttgtttttctctttctttttttccaagcccgagcacttgatcatctccatggacTCCACTATCACCATGATCTTCTCCATTTGccccatcacttggaatgtgctacctatctcataatcactagagtaataggttagcactttagggtttcatcaatttaccaaaaccaaactagagctttcaacacctCAGTCCTGA
This sequence is a window from Miscanthus floridulus cultivar M001 chromosome 10, ASM1932011v1, whole genome shotgun sequence. Protein-coding genes within it:
- the LOC136490140 gene encoding cysteine-rich receptor-like protein kinase 10, with amino-acid sequence MDEKNFKHEISSLIKVKHKNIVRFLGYCSDTQGKVETYEGKRVMADVRQRLLCFEFLPNGSLDRYITDASRGLEWRIRYQIIKGICEGLHYLHQNKIVHLDLKPANILLTYNMVPKIADFGLSRCFDENQSHAIASKLVGTLGYLAPESYSRVITFKLDIYSLGVIIMEILTGKKGYSEIENVLESWSNRFETLNQDTELNQVRVCAKIGVECSDFNPAKRPVTQYIIETLYEMEKTYGFIETDLCIPSTTHVS
- the LOC136489930 gene encoding fatty acyl-CoA reductase 1-like; this translates as MIGELDSDVVVRYFRGKSILITGSTGFLGKVLLEKILRVQPDVKKLLLLIRAADVESAKQRVETEVTGREIFKILKEKHGNGFEGFIQEKICPLPGDVIYENLGLAPAKLRELWKEIDIIVNGAATTNFYERYDVAFDTNVMGAKHICEFAKRCSKLKMLLHVSTAYVAGEQEGIVLEKPFHLGETLREGTQLDIKSELNLIKETRRELKANCSSEKAERRIMKELGLNRAREFGWPNTYVFTKAMGEMLLGHLRGDLSVVIVRPSIITSILNEPLPGWMEGIRTIDSFIIGYAKQALSIFLVDLDLIMDVIPGDMVVNGMMVAMAAHSEEQGQQQSIYHLTSSVRHPASYAVLAECVHRYFLHNPLRSGGKNSEPVRPSRMRFFRTLPRFRAYMAVKFRLPLEILRLLNIALCGAFSRRYDELSRKYRYVMHIAELYAPYALFRGCFDDSKTERLRAAMANNNGQGKRSKGYDDFGFDPKCIDWDDYFYRVHIPGVVKYLCD